From the genome of uncultured Fretibacterium sp., one region includes:
- a CDS encoding ABC transporter ATP-binding protein has product MKREPKERESGAPVFEIEGLMKVYGEGTAAVHALRGIDLTIREGELVVLLGPSGSGKTTLLNVVGGLDRPTAGTVRFRGSDLGAMAEPQLTRYRRDHVGFVFQFYNLMPSLTARENVELVAEIAPNPMSPDEALALVGLGGRLDHFPSQLSGGEQQRVAIARAVAKRPTVLFCDEPTGALDSSTGRAVLKVLTDVNNELGTTVLIVTHAAATAGMADRVIHFADGAIRSIVENAERSDPEAIEW; this is encoded by the coding sequence TTGAAGAGGGAGCCGAAGGAAAGGGAAAGTGGGGCCCCGGTGTTCGAGATCGAGGGCCTGATGAAGGTCTACGGGGAGGGGACGGCGGCCGTCCACGCCCTGCGGGGGATCGACCTGACGATCCGCGAGGGGGAGCTGGTCGTCCTGCTGGGGCCCTCCGGAAGCGGTAAGACCACCCTGCTGAACGTCGTCGGCGGACTGGACCGCCCGACGGCGGGCACGGTGCGCTTCCGCGGTTCGGACCTCGGCGCCATGGCAGAGCCCCAGCTCACCCGTTACCGGCGTGACCACGTGGGGTTCGTCTTTCAGTTCTACAACCTCATGCCCAGCCTCACCGCCCGGGAGAACGTCGAACTGGTGGCGGAGATCGCCCCCAACCCGATGTCCCCGGACGAGGCCCTTGCGCTCGTGGGTCTGGGAGGGCGGCTGGACCATTTCCCCTCGCAGCTCTCCGGCGGGGAACAGCAGCGCGTCGCCATCGCCCGCGCCGTGGCCAAGCGGCCGACGGTGCTCTTCTGCGACGAGCCCACGGGGGCGCTCGACAGCAGCACCGGACGGGCCGTGCTGAAGGTCCTGACGGACGTCAACAATGAACTGGGGACGACCGTCCTGATCGTGACCCACGCCGCGGCGACGGCCGGCATGGCGGACCGGGTGATCCACTTCGCGGACGGGGCGATCCGCTCGATCGTCGAGAACGCGGAGCGAAGCGATCCGGAGGCCATCGAATGGTGA